GGAGACCACATGCACACGTGCTTAAGGCCTCGTGTGCACGGTACAAGCCCATGTGCAAGGGGTGTCCAGAAGGTTTTCCACCTACCCCATGTGCACTAGGGTcagaacactactagaaaaaggcctgttagtggcgcatctatttttgccattaatgacgcactataggtgcgccactattaccacgccactagtaacaaatagtaatggcgcacatttggtgccaataatatgacctatagtgcgccattactatgcctagaagtgcgccattactatctgacttagtaatggcacaccacatagaagtgcgccattactaacaattttttttcaattttttttcagaaatttttttcaaatattttttcaaaaaaaattccattttttttcttaatctcacgcttaacttcacagttctatccaaccccagcaccagctcacttaacaggcacttgttgatatatctatcatattaatcctattaaaccttgttgatgtctatgactttgttcatgttcatgagtgtgatgaaattttgaaaattatttcaaacttcccggtcatattacgtatcatattttgaacattttttccaaaaaaaaaatttgaaaccaattttttttctgttactagtggcgcacctagcaaatggtgcgccattactaagtttgaatttttttccatttcccccctccagatcttaaaagccctgtatcttttattctgttaggtttttggggattctgagtagatgattttttatatgaaaaactttttaatccgagttcgtatgcaaaagttatgcccattttactaaattccagagagattttgcaaataaagtcgaaattcatatttataaaattttccaacaactagaccacatatcacgtgggaaacttattttcttttatttttttgacatttccatcattttcttttattttctttaaactgaaaaggcggtccatcgggggggggggtgcatttggttatggcgcaccttcacaaagtgcgccattactatgtgtatgacttggtcaaagttagtaatggcgcactttgtgtaggtgcgccattactaagtttgacatactaatggcgcacctatgcaaagtacgccattactaagtttgaccaaggtttgacccagtcatacacatagtaatgccgcactttgtacaggtgcgccattactatgtcaactagtaatggcgcactattccctggtgcgccactgctaacaattttttattcttttttcaaaactagtaatggcgcaccacacaccaggcgcgccattagtaatatgtcaataatggcgtacctgtatctggtgcgccactgccatatagcagtggcgcacatggtgcgccattaatatccaTATTAGCTATAGCTATTTTTCTAGTAGTGGAAGGCCCATGTGCATAGGGTGTCGAGAGAGTTTTGCCTGGACCTCATGTGCACGGGGGCCAAGGGCCACATCTTAGGTTAGACTTGGTAATTTGGCGGTGGATAAACTTAGGTACACTAGTGTATATGGTTTGTAAGTTCCTCACATCTCATCCAAGTATCTTGACCCTCTTTATAATGTGGTTGTCCTATGACTTAAAGAAACCAAAAATAAACTTCGAGTTGTCGTAGAACCACACAATTTCTTTTTAGAAGTGAGGTGGGGGAAACCATCCTCTTTAAAATAACCTTCGAGGGACCAATCACCTGAGATAAACTGTAGCAACCGTCACACTAACCACAATGTTATCACACCAAAACATCATCTAATTAAGGATAAATGCACTTTCAACCTCCTCTTTTTTGCCGAACTGATGACTATACGACTAGAGCATGGCAAAAGATAAAAACAATGAATAAGGCCGTGCAACTGTATTTATATAAGGAGCTTCCCCTCGATGTGTGCATGTATATATATTGCTTGAAATGCAATACACACACAACAAGATGCCCCCCTATATCAATATACAAATGCAATGAATACGAGTTAAGATCATGGTCTAATAAACTCATTGCATAAAGGCCCAAATGGCGGCGCAAGGATGACATGCAAGAGGTGTAGCGAGAGAGCATAATAAGTGAGACAATGAGCATAGAGATATGACATGATATGAGCACACAGATAAATAACTAAGCATATCATATCCAAGTCACAACAAATAGCAATACCACATAGTCTTACACGAACATAAATAGTATCTCTCACAccaaaagataaataaataaaagtaaGTAGCACAAGTCACATAAACACCAACAAAGAAGAGCAAGGCTTGAGATCTCCCAAATGCAGGCACTCCTAAATATAACAACCCCATATCATCAAAacgccaaaaaggaaaaaaaaaagtgACGCTAGAGTAATCCTAGACACACGAAGGGCCACTCACAACATCATCCTAATCATTGTCAAGGCGCCAACACGCCAAAGGATTATCAAACTATGTGGGAACACATCCTTTGATCATGGAGAACCACCATGCACTGTGCCAAATATGCCTTCTTAATGCGTTTATGAACTTGACCCTATTGATATCCTCATTTTGACTCCTCTGGATAGGTTAGCACATCTTGAACAAACTGTCGACAATCTTGAACAAAGACTTCTTCTCATGCCTGGTGAAGCTAGCTGGAGCATTAGGAATACGGCTAGCCAAGGAGCAACCtatgggggtgtttggttcagggactttttagtcccagagactagaaaaagtccctaaaaagtccctaagagtcttttttgattagtctctgggactagaaaaagtcctagaacttctgaaccaaacaccccatGTGTAGGTGGCCCTATCCTTTGGCATATGGGGTTGTGCCCATTCTTGGGAGGAGAACCCTGGAGTTTACATGATACCTGAGGACTGGAGGAACGTTGTGCTTGGGCAACGAGTTACGGTAAGACGCAATAGTAGCCCGTGGACAGATAATCTCGATCAGTGTGTGAATAAATGATGCATAGATGCATGACTGCCACATAAGCACACATTGTCGAATCTCATGAAATATGAAGTAAAGCACATCCACCTTCTTCATGTCTTGAGCGCACACAAACAGATCAATAGTGGTACTTCTCAGCAGGTGAGAATCTCCAGCTTTGAGAGCTAGAGTGTACCAAAGATGAAGCACAAAGTGGCATACATATGCACAAAATTCTAAGGACCATGTGTATATtgatactcatactaaaatggccgtatacatccctagttggtgcagaggccgggaagtgaaATTCTCTCCCATTTAAAGATTATGGTCCAACTAGGTCTGTCCCTCATCCGTCCGCAGTGTCGCCCACCCCGCGGGCAACCCgggcggaaccctagccgccgggcGAGCTCCCTCCTCGCCAGATCTCCCTCCCCTTGCTGCCGCCAGCAGGCGCCGTCGGGCAAAGCCTGCGCAGCGTCGATGGCGGCGGGGCACTCCGGTTCTCCCTCTCACGGTGCTCGGGCGTTGCGGGGCGTCCGCCATGGGAGCGTGTGGTCGCCGTGGCGAGCTTGTGTTGGGAGTGCGTGCGGTGCGCGGACGCAGGCGTGGGGATCTGGCTCTCATGTCGTGGCGGCGGTTGGCAGATCGGATCTCGGGGCGGCGGCCTCGATCGGTGGCGCGCGGTACCTGGCGGGCGGCACCCGCGGGTGCAGATGGGGGACCTTCCACGGCTACGTGGGCgatgtggaggcggcggcgctACGGCGGCTCCTCGATGGCCGACCGGACTTCCATGGAAGGCGTCGTCTCCGTCTCGATCTACTCCGATTCGTGCGGGCTACGGTAGCGACTACGGTCGACGCCAATACTGCCTAGACGGATCTGGCGGGTGGGCATGGATCCGGGGGAAACTCCAGGCCGGCGTGGCGGCTGCACCAAAGTCGACGTCCTCGGCGCCAATTCCCTTCCTGGAGGCTTCGGTGTGGATCCTACGACCCCCACCTCCGCCATGAGCGCAGGCGAAAGCCTCTGTTCCTCTGTTTGGGCAACGGTGGCACTTTGGTGTCgtgttccttcctgaaggcgtcggcCGGGGACTGCTCAGGGTGATGGAGTTGCTGGTAGTTCGGAGTCGACGCGAGATGGCATGTAGATGGAGCAGTGTGGCATCAACCGCATCGTCGACGAtgggtctcggcggcatggcgcagtggagactcggcgtctgatgcgctgagatggactcgtgcaggaggaggaagctgtctggcgtcatggtggcgacGATGACAAAGAGACCTGGCAAGGTCGGTGCATCAGTTCTGCTTTGAGGATGGACCAATGGAagatggaggtgacggcccttgcagtGTGCGGTGCTCACTAGGAGTGTGCCGGACCGGTGTAGGACCCAATACAGGTGGCTTGGATGGGACACCTGGCTTTAGATGTTAGGATTTagtgtgatgtctgtttggtattaggtccGGACATTCAGCacaccttcatcaaggggataggagtagcaacagcgTTACCAAGATTACGACTTCAGActtattgatgtatcaccttgtGTGGTCTTTgttaataattaataatatggctgcatgcatcgtccagatgcaagGTCAGGGGTACATCCTTCTTTCCTAAAAAAATTGTATAAATCGTCCAAATGTGCGGGCTTTACCTTGGTTTTGGCGCCTATGGGGCGGCTGTCAGGACATCCGCAAACCATCCCAATTTTGCTTCCGGACCGCGAAAATTCAAACATGCAGAGCAGCCTGCGGACGTTTGATGCACGGCGTTGGACGTCACCAAATGTTGAGATCGCGAGGCCCGGACTTTTAGCGGGCGGAGTTAGAGATGCCCTGAGAAAGTAGACCTTTTGCTTTGCTCGACAGTAACAATTCAGGCACACAATAGCAGTCAGTCGATTTCAACGGCCAGTAGGAGACGGAGGGTGAACTGGGTGAATCATCGTCTTCCCGACAGCGACTCGCACCGAGGAGCGATGGGCGGCAGACAAGCACGAAACCACCTCGCGACACGCGGCTCCCACCACAGAGCACCGAGAGGGGGAAAAGGGGAGAAATCCTGTGCACCGCCCCTCTCCCCCCATGGGCAAGAACAAAACCAACTTTCCCTTGCGGCTGCGCACGGTCGTCTTCCACAACTCCCACTCCCTTCGCGCAGCCGCTACCCCGTTTCCGCTCCCTGCCTCAGCACCAGCCTAACCCGGCAGACGCCAAGATCAAGCAACCGAGCGCATAAAGCAAGCTCAGGAGCCAGAACCTTCTTCGATCGATCAGCGACAGTCGGGCGGAACAAGAATCAGTTCGATCCGGCCGGTGCAAGAACTTGCTGGGACCGGGACAGGCGTGggccgacgacgacgacgccggGGGTTTTCCGCTTTCCGACGGCAAGCGAGGTGGCAGTGGCACCGGAGGGATGGGCCTTTCGGCGGTGAGGCGTAACACGCCGCTCTTCTCCAAGTCGCCGGCGTCCCTGCTGCTGCTCTCCAAGCTGCTCACCCTCTACTGTTGAGCTCCCGGCGGGCGGCTGTTTCCCTCTTCTCGGTCGAGCGAGTCATCCATGGGCGCCGTGGGGTCGTCCGCGAGGCGGGGCGGGGGCACCGCGCTGGGGGACCTGCCGGAGAACTGCGTCGCCGAGGTGATGCTCAGGCTGAACCCGACGGAGATCTGCGGGATGGCGCGGCTCAGCCGCACCTTCCGCGGCGCCGCGTCCGGGGACGCCGTCTGGGAGGCCAAGCTGCCGCGCAACTACgcgcgcctcctcgccgccgccggcggagACGAGGAGGCCGCCGCGTTGGAGGCGGAGGCCATCCCGAAGAAGGAGCTGTACGCGCGGCTCTGCCGCCGCAACTCCCTCGACGGCGGAACCAAGGTGTGTACTTTGTCCCATCTTTCCGGTGAACATCGCCACTATGGTGTCTGTTAAAAATATTGAAAATTTCCACGCAATTTGTTTTAAAATTTATGACAAAACCTTGTGCAAATCAGTATGCCTGCAAATTAATAAAACTGCGGGAATTTGAGTTTTGTTTTGGGGTATTGTTTGTGTTAATAAAGGTGCAGGAATATGAGTTTGTTTTGGGGTGAAGTTTGTGTTACTGAAGTGCAGGAATTTGAGTCTAAAATAAGGTTTACGGAGAAGTCTGATTAGTTCCAAACGCCGATTTGAAGATGAAATTGTTTGATTAGTTTGTTCTGTTTTCCTTGAATTACTGTTTGCTAATTTGTTATTGCTACTGCAAACGGAATTCAGTATCTGGTTCATTGTGCAGGAGTTCTGGCTCGACAAGGCTGGTGGAGGCACCTGCATGACAATCTATTCGAGGGCGCTTTCGATCACCGGCATTGATGACAGGAGATACTGGAACTTCATTCCAAATGATGAATCAAGGTGCTTTCATCAAAACCAAACATGACAGCTTATAATGGCCTCATTAATAGAAACTTCATGCCATGACttctttcttttttgtttgtgGATGAGTATCTGAACTCCGGTTCGTAGTGCCCACTTGTCGTATGTTGGAGCCACTTATGAACTCCAAATGGTGCTAACTACATCAACACTCCCTGTGTTCAACTCATTTACAAGTTGCAACTGACAGTTAGTTAGCTTGTCTTGATAATAAATGCAAAAGAAGGCGGGATTGTGAACAACACACTACTTCCACATGTCACCAACTACTACTAGGGGTGTGATAATCTGCAGTGGCCCCTGAAATGTATGCCAGTTGGAACATGATAAGCAGTAGTTGTTTCTTATGATGCATTGGTGCCTTTCATGTGAGATAATTGAGCATGTTTGCTTTGTTAATCATGCCTTTCATGTGAGATAATTGAGCATGTTTGCTTTACTGGCATTCGACAACGCATATCCATTTCAAATATACGGTACAAGAGTGTGTGCTTGTACAGTTGTGCTTTCTCAACTGTATATGGTTATAGAGCCAAACATTTGGCAGATAAGAGAAGTCCTGATAAGCATGCTGCTTTTTCTGCAGGTTCCGTTCGGTTGCTTATCTCTCGCAAATCTGGTGGTTTGAAGTCAGAGGGGAGGTTGAGTTCTGCTTCCCAGAAGGTACATACAGCCTGTTCTTCCGTATTCATCTTGGCAGGCCTTTCAAGCGGCTCGGTCGCCGGGTTTACAGTGCCGAGCACATCCATGGGTGGGACGTAAAGCCGGTGCGCTTCCAGCTATCGACTTCGGACGGGCAGCAGGCCCAGTCCAAGTGTTACCTAACTGATCCAGGCGTCTGGATCTATCATCATGTCGGCGATTTCGTCGTGAAGGACTCGAACGAGCCACTGAATATCCAATTTGCAATGGTTCAGATAGACTGCACACACACAAAAGGAGGCCTGTGTATGGATTCAGTGGTTATAAAACCCAAATGCCTTGCGCGGAAAAAGGGACCTGGGAGTTATGAGTAGATTTAGTGAGCAGATTAAACCTGATATCTATAGAAACAATATGGTTTTGCTTACTTCCTCCGTCGTGTGCTTGCGGCTGTCGATGTTTCTTCAATCCTGTAATGTAAATGTAATTGGAGGGGTGAGTGATCTTTTATTTCCTCTTGTCCCTATATAGGAGCATCAAGCATGTCACACCTTGTAAATTGTGAGTTCAGTGACAGATATACATGTTTGCCTTTGGTATGTTCTGTGGCACCTGATGATCCTTGTGTTCCAAaccttggttgaatcaaattcccctcaacttcctttttattttttaattaactTACTCCCTAAACTACCTTGTGGCCTGCAAACAGAGAAATCTTGAGGTTTCTGGTCCAACAAATCAAACAACAATACAAGAAACGTTTCAAGGATTTGAAACTCTACAAATCCTATATACCTAAATAGTTTATCTCCACTTAACTCAATTATCTTAACATGCAATTCAATTATGTCAACTAGTATGCCACCATGTATGTCCCACAAAATTTAATTCCGTTACCATGTAACTATGTCAACTCACCATGACACTATGCAGGGAAAATACCACCTTAGCATGCACCTTGCATGCTATTTATATTCGATATTTTTTTATACAACAATAAAAATAACCAAATATAATAAACTATATGTACTTTTGCTTTAGTCCTCGTATTGCTAGTCCAAATACTAAAGTTTTGTACCGCCAATTTTCATAGAAATAGCTGCATCCAATTCCCACGTCAACGCACGGGGAGTCAAAGCAAAGAGGACCCGAATAGCAAAACAAAAACACCGGTGGAAAATTGTTTGTTGGGGACATGTCATTCCTTTGGGGCGTGTGGATGGGGATGGGGTGTGCTCATGACAACATAGCCATTGCACAAAGGACGGCCTGTTCTGGTGCTAAACACCTGTTGCTGACACTGAGGATGCCACCGGATGAGATCATGCGTGACAGCGAACCcagataagatttgtgatgttggTTGCATGACACCACATCCACACTTTACAACTTTATTATACAACCAACCAGAGAATGATTAATCAGGGAAAGAACAACTTAAACTTTTTAAAAGATGAGATGCCAACAAGAACATCTATCAGCACAGGAATCTACACCGGATGGAGTGGATCAGTGTCAGCACTGGATCATGCTCCATGATTCATTAACTATTAATCAGTACCATTTGCAGTCGACCACCATTGTTTAAGCAACCAATGACACTGAGATCCAATGCTAATTCCAGGATCCAAGGATAGTAATATGGGTGTGCAGCCTTTGCTGTGCCCCTGC
This window of the Triticum aestivum cultivar Chinese Spring chromosome 5D, IWGSC CS RefSeq v2.1, whole genome shotgun sequence genome carries:
- the LOC123122244 gene encoding F-box protein PP2-A13 — translated: MGAVGSSARRGGGTALGDLPENCVAEVMLRLNPTEICGMARLSRTFRGAASGDAVWEAKLPRNYARLLAAAGGDEEAAALEAEAIPKKELYARLCRRNSLDGGTKEFWLDKAGGGTCMTIYSRALSITGIDDRRYWNFIPNDESRFRSVAYLSQIWWFEVRGEVEFCFPEGTYSLFFRIHLGRPFKRLGRRVYSAEHIHGWDVKPVRFQLSTSDGQQAQSKCYLTDPGVWIYHHVGDFVVKDSNEPLNIQFAMVQIDCTHTKGGLCMDSVVIKPKCLARKKGPGSYE